One Deltaproteobacteria bacterium DNA window includes the following coding sequences:
- the pgsA gene encoding CDP-diacylglycerol--glycerol-3-phosphate 3-phosphatidyltransferase: MSWLEKRTRKPLTTDQLLGIANYLTYGRIAVVPIVLFLLSMIDDKNLGRQGMNYFLSWFCTSLTTAAGISDVIDGYYARRYGVVSSFGKFLDPLADKLLTMSVMIMMIPMGRLPAWIVIVLIARDVTITGLRSMAADEGLDLAASAWGKRKMAMHMVALGFLLVHYPTWGLDPHRIGIVLLWLTMLISLGSGFHYIWCFFGEVLVKQKSGGGS; the protein is encoded by the coding sequence ATGTCTTGGCTCGAAAAACGCACGAGGAAACCACTGACCACCGATCAACTGTTGGGGATTGCCAATTACCTTACCTATGGACGGATTGCGGTTGTCCCAATCGTCTTGTTCCTGCTTTCAATGATCGACGACAAGAATCTCGGCCGGCAGGGGATGAATTATTTCCTGAGCTGGTTTTGTACGTCTCTCACGACGGCGGCAGGGATTTCAGATGTCATCGATGGATATTATGCGCGTCGTTATGGAGTTGTCAGTTCTTTCGGAAAATTCCTGGATCCCTTGGCCGACAAGCTGCTCACGATGTCGGTCATGATCATGATGATCCCGATGGGGAGACTTCCGGCATGGATCGTGATTGTTTTGATCGCTCGTGATGTCACAATCACCGGTTTGCGTTCGATGGCTGCGGATGAGGGGCTTGATTTGGCCGCCTCCGCCTGGGGGAAGAGGAAGATGGCGATGCATATGGTCGCCTTGGGATTTCTGTTGGTCCACTACCCGACGTGGGGGCTGGATCCGCACCGGATCGGGATTGTGTTGCTCTGGCTCACGATGCTCATTTCTTTGGGATCGGGGTTTCATTATATCTGGTGTTTTTTTGGTGAGGTGTTGGTCAAACAAAAAAGCGGGGGAGGATCATAA
- a CDS encoding dodecin domain-containing protein, giving the protein MAVARVTEIIASSKESWEDAARQAIARAAKTLRGITGVEILRQNAKVENGRIAEYRVDCRITFVLEK; this is encoded by the coding sequence ATGGCCGTAGCACGTGTCACTGAAATCATCGCATCATCGAAGGAGAGCTGGGAGGATGCTGCCCGTCAGGCAATTGCAAGGGCTGCAAAGACGCTCAGGGGAATTACCGGCGTTGAGATCCTTCGGCAGAATGCGAAGGTCGAAAATGGCCGCATCGCTGAGTATCGGGTTGATTGCCGGATTACGTTTGTCTTGGAGAAGTAA
- a CDS encoding PIN domain-containing protein — MILIDTSIWIEYFQKKPTVDVSAVDLLIEERSAATCLPIKAEVLSGEMTTQTRSVVTLALNALESIDPNWNSDDIWNQITQLSIESRKRKIGLPGIVDRMILISAKLANAQIWTLDKKMKQLAPIVPVTLF; from the coding sequence ATGATCCTGATCGATACCTCAATCTGGATCGAGTATTTTCAGAAAAAACCGACCGTGGACGTCTCGGCTGTTGACCTTCTTATCGAGGAACGCAGCGCAGCGACCTGCCTTCCGATCAAGGCCGAGGTCCTGTCGGGAGAGATGACGACTCAAACGAGATCTGTTGTCACGTTAGCACTGAATGCCTTGGAATCAATCGACCCCAATTGGAACTCCGATGACATCTGGAACCAGATCACTCAACTCTCCATTGAATCAAGAAAGAGAAAGATAGGTCTCCCCGGAATCGTCGACAGGATGATTCTGATCAGTGCAAAGTTGGCCAATGCCCAAATCTGGACTCTGGACAAAAAAATGAAGCAGCTGGCCCCGATCGTTCCGGTAACGCTTTTTTAG
- the aroF gene encoding 3-deoxy-7-phosphoheptulonate synthase, producing the protein MLIVLKKDATQPQIDELMENIRKAGYSPDFLPGAQRTAIGIRGNKGYIDESELGLNDAVKEVLHVTKPYKLVSREWHPTDTVVSLKQGAKFGGNNPPELIAGPCSVENEKQVFETAEFLSKLKVKAMRGGAFKPRSSPYSFQGHGVEGLKLLRKAADKYNLSVVTELLHLEYFDQVLTHADMIQVGARNMQNFEMLQRLGKIQKPVLLKRGMAATIEEFLLAAEYILAGGNSQVVLCERGIRTFETATRNTLDLNAVAYVKEVSHLPIIVDPSHGTGRTSLVAPLSRAAIAVGAHGLIIELHKEPSKALSDGFQALNFEQFENLCRGVSRYAPT; encoded by the coding sequence ATGCTCATCGTTCTCAAGAAAGACGCGACGCAGCCTCAAATCGACGAGCTGATGGAGAATATCCGAAAGGCCGGCTACTCACCCGACTTTCTGCCGGGCGCTCAGAGGACCGCCATCGGGATTCGGGGAAACAAGGGATACATCGATGAATCGGAACTCGGACTGAACGACGCGGTCAAAGAAGTCTTGCATGTCACGAAGCCATATAAACTGGTCTCTCGCGAATGGCATCCCACCGACACCGTTGTCTCACTGAAACAGGGGGCGAAATTTGGCGGGAATAATCCCCCCGAACTGATCGCCGGCCCCTGCAGTGTCGAAAATGAAAAACAGGTCTTTGAGACCGCTGAATTTCTCTCGAAACTCAAGGTCAAGGCGATGCGAGGCGGAGCCTTCAAGCCACGGAGTTCCCCTTACTCTTTTCAGGGACATGGCGTGGAGGGACTCAAGCTCCTCCGAAAGGCAGCTGATAAATACAACCTCTCCGTCGTCACAGAACTCCTGCATCTCGAATACTTCGATCAGGTCTTGACCCACGCCGACATGATACAGGTCGGCGCACGCAACATGCAGAACTTTGAGATGCTCCAACGATTGGGAAAGATCCAGAAGCCGGTCCTTTTGAAGCGCGGCATGGCGGCGACGATCGAAGAGTTCCTTCTCGCTGCCGAGTACATTTTAGCCGGAGGGAATTCCCAAGTGGTCCTGTGCGAACGGGGGATTCGTACTTTTGAGACCGCGACAAGAAACACACTGGATCTCAACGCGGTCGCTTATGTTAAGGAAGTCTCGCACCTCCCGATCATCGTCGATCCATCGCATGGCACGGGACGCACCAGCCTCGTCGCCCCGCTCTCCCGCGCCGCAATCGCCGTCGGCGCGCATGGCCTGATCATCGAGCTCCACAAGGAGCCCTCAAAGGCGCTCTCGGATGGATTTCAGGCGCTGAATTTTGAGCAGTTCGAGAATTTGTGTAGGGGCGTATCGCGATACGCCCCTACTTAA
- the lipA gene encoding lipoyl synthase: MKQLERLPSWLKKGFGNYPEVHEMKKDLHRFGLHTVCEEARCPNLHECWSRGTATLMILGEVCTRHCGFCSVISGKTGKTDPHEPQKVAEMVQKMGLKHAVITMVARDDLTDGGAMHVAAVIRAVRERNPETQIEILTSDFEGKEGSLDQVIEARPDIFNHNLETVERLTSQVRHKATYERSLAVLDYVQKRAPMMKTKSGIMLGLGEREEEVGQALRDLRDVGCELLTIGQYLRPTMKNLPVVEYVRPEIFERWREEALGMGFRNVASGPFVRSSYMAEALSDGI, from the coding sequence ATGAAGCAACTGGAACGACTCCCCTCATGGCTCAAAAAGGGTTTTGGAAATTACCCTGAAGTTCACGAGATGAAGAAGGATCTTCATCGGTTTGGTCTCCACACCGTTTGTGAAGAGGCGCGTTGTCCGAATCTTCACGAATGTTGGTCGCGGGGGACCGCGACCCTGATGATCTTAGGGGAAGTCTGTACCCGGCATTGTGGGTTTTGTTCCGTGATTTCGGGAAAAACCGGAAAGACAGATCCCCATGAACCACAAAAGGTCGCCGAGATGGTTCAAAAAATGGGGCTCAAGCATGCCGTCATCACGATGGTGGCACGGGACGATCTGACAGATGGCGGGGCGATGCATGTTGCTGCGGTCATTCGGGCGGTGCGGGAAAGAAATCCGGAGACACAGATTGAGATTCTTACCTCCGATTTTGAAGGAAAGGAGGGCTCTCTCGATCAGGTGATTGAGGCAAGACCGGATATCTTTAACCATAATTTGGAAACGGTTGAGCGACTGACCTCGCAGGTGAGACATAAGGCGACCTATGAAAGGTCTTTGGCCGTCCTTGATTATGTGCAAAAAAGGGCGCCAATGATGAAGACAAAATCAGGGATCATGCTCGGGTTAGGGGAGAGGGAAGAGGAAGTGGGGCAGGCACTCCGGGATCTTCGGGATGTCGGCTGTGAACTCCTCACGATTGGACAATACCTGCGACCGACGATGAAGAATCTGCCGGTTGTCGAATATGTTCGTCCGGAGATTTTCGAGAGATGGCGGGAAGAGGCACTTGGAATGGGATTTCGGAATGTCGCTTCAGGGCCGTTTGTCAGGAGTTCCTATATGGCGGAGGCACTCAGTGATGGAATTTGA